From a single Drosophila sulfurigaster albostrigata strain 15112-1811.04 chromosome 3, ASM2355843v2, whole genome shotgun sequence genomic region:
- the LOC133840971 gene encoding probable cytochrome P450 6w1 — MFTEFFIFFASVAIVFYIWQKRFYSFWQRNGVKSIKPEPIFGNIRSFLTGKIPFFEQLSILHATKGFENEPLIGVYFLKGPGVIVRDLDLVKTVMIKKFNYFVNRAMKTDPIHDSLGYNNLLLSRTPDWKDLRNTISPVFTSGKIKQMYPLMVEVGKELEENLGKVSADSVVLIKDKCARFTIDLIASIAFGIKANALQIENSEFFKVNTEFFRFSLKSLLDSFCILLLPKLVPLMRAKMFPKTTRDFFIRTISYVLDEREKSGVQRNDLVDVLLAMKRETQSQKDFNDKDLEYLVAQAALFQTAGFETSSSTMTMTLFELVHNTAIQDRLRSEIKEYFGDEDHISYERLQEMPYLSQVVNETLRKYPIAGYVERECAQPQSGEKFTLKPHYDFEVPSGMPFYVSILAIQRDEKYWPDPEKYDPDRFAPENRDKINMDAYLPFGIGPRNCIGMRLGLLQAKLGLVHLLHKHSVAKCDKTIDSFKFEVKTPIIASNVDIYVRLQKD; from the exons ATGTTTACGgaattctttatatttttcgctAGTGTTGCAATTGTCTTTTATATCTGGCAGAAGCGTTTTTATAGCTTTTGGCAGCGTAATGGAGTGAAATCAATTAAGCCAGAGCCaatttttggaaatatacGTAGTTTTCTTACTGGGAAAATTCCTTTCTTTGAACAACTCAGTATTCTCCACGCAACCAAGGGATTTGAGAACGAGCCATTAATCGGAGTATACTTCCTGAAGGGTCCTGGAGTAATTGTGCGGGATCTCGACCTAGTTAAGACTGTGATGATCAAGAAGTTCAACTATTTTGTAAATCGCGCTATGAAAACGGATCCAATTCACGATTCACTCGGCTACAATAATCTCTTGCTTTCGCGAACTCCGGATTGGAAAGATCTTAGGAATACAATCTCGCCTGTCTTTACCAGCGGAAAGATTAAGCAAATGTATCCCCTTATGGTGGAA GTCGGAAAGGAACTGGAGGAGAACTTGGGGAAAGTGTCCGCTGATTCTGTCGTTCTAATTAAGGATAAATGTGCTCGGTTTACCATTGATCTTATAGCGAGTATAGCTTTTGGAATTAAGGCTAATGccttgcaaattgaaaatagcgAGTTCTTTAAGGTTAACACTGAATTCTTTAGGTTTAGCTTGAAATCGCTTTTGGATAGTTTCTGCATCTTACTCCTACCGAAATTGGTTCCTTTGATGCGTGCCAAAATGTTTCCAAAAACGACCAGAGATTTCTTTATTCGTACTATATCTTACGTTTTAGATGAGCGTGAGAAGTCTGGAGTCCAACGCAATGATCTAGTCGATGTTCTACTGGCAATGAAGAGAGAGACTCAATCTCAAAAAGATTTTAATGATAAAGATTTGGAGTATTTGGTTGCCCAAGCTGCTCTATTTCAGACAGCTGGATTTGAGACAAGTTCATCTACTATGACCATGACGCTCTTTGAGTTAGTACATAATACTGCGATCCAAGATCGACTACGCTCGGAGATAAAGGAATACTTCGGGGATGAGGATCACATCAGCTATGAACGCTTACAGGAGATGCCTTATCTTAGTCAAGTTGTCAATGAGACTTTGAGAAAGTATCCCATCGCTGGATACGTTGAACGAGAATGCGCCCAACCGCAATCAGGAGAAAAGTTTACTCTAAAGCCCCACTATGATTTTGAGGTGCCGAGTGGTATGCCTTTTTATGTCTCTATTCTGGCGATACAACGAGATGAGAAA TATTGGCCAGATCCTGAGAAATATGATCCAGATCGCTTTGCCCCAGAGAACCGTGATAAAATCAACATGGATGCATATTTACCTTTTGGCATCGGTCCCCGCAACTGCATTGGCATGAGACTTGGACTTCTGCAGGCTAAACTAGGCTTAGTTCATTTGTTGCATAAGCACAGTGTAGCTAAGTGTGATAAGACAATTGACTCCTTTAAATTTGAGGTAAAAACTCCAATTATTGCAAGCAATGTGGACATCTATGTTCGACTACAAAAGGATTAA